The Engystomops pustulosus chromosome 4, aEngPut4.maternal, whole genome shotgun sequence genome contains a region encoding:
- the BNIP1 gene encoding vesicle transport protein SEC20, translated as MATSRDVHVEICHQEIVKYDLEIKALIQDIRECTGPISTLNDFNAQVKDKFRLLRLRIQDLDQMAREQDKESDKQALLKEMECHKKQMLSNQTVWRKANLSCKLAIDNAEKDELLDGGDTTRQRKVTKENLAQSASGITESLMSISRMMSQQVQQSEVTMHTLGTSSRTIQEANEEFKSMSGTIQLGRKLITKYNRRELTDKLLIFLALALFLATVLYILKKRLFPF; from the exons ATGGCGACTTCCCGTGATGTCCACGTCGAGATCTGTCATCAGGAAATTGTCAAGTATGATCTGGAGATCAAAGCGCTGATCCag gaTATCCGGGAATGTACAGGTCCGATAAGTACACTAAACGATTTCAATGCACAGGTGAAGGACAAGTTCCGACTGCTGAGGTTAAGAATCCAG GACCTGGATCAGATGGCCAGGGAacaggacaaggagtctgacaagcAAGCATTGCTGAAGGAGATGGAGTGTCACAAGAAGCAGATGCTCAG CAATCAGACTGTGTGGAGAAAAGCAAATCTTTCCTGTAAGCTGGCGATAGATAACGCTGAGAAGGATGAACTTCTCGATGGAGGCGACACTACAAGGCAGAG AAAAGTAACAAAAGAAAACCTGGCTCAGTCTGCAAGTGGCATCACAGAGAGCCTGATGAGCATCAGTCGTATGATGTCCCAGCAGGTGCAGCAGAGTGAAGTGACCATGCATACGCTAG GGACCTCATCCCGAACTATTCAAGAAGCAAATGAAGAGTTTAAATCCATGTCTGGAACTATTCAGCTTGGGCGAAAACTCATCACCAAGTATAATCGACGCGAACTGACGGACAAGTTACTTATTTTCCTGGCGCTCGCTTTATTTTTGGCGACTGTACTTTATATCCTAAAGAAAAGACTGTTCCCTTTCTAG